The following coding sequences lie in one Spinacia oleracea cultivar Varoflay chromosome 1, BTI_SOV_V1, whole genome shotgun sequence genomic window:
- the LOC110805844 gene encoding pentatricopeptide repeat-containing protein At3g29230 yields the protein MGFSTLNVTCCSLHRDMIGWNKAIQRQMHEGNVNLAFSVFIRMRESGFHPDNFTFPLILKAAGRSSLFYLGCALHGQAIKSGYYNHLFVRTALLNMYSTFKDIQHAYKVFEKIPVKDIIAWNSMLDSYASNGKMEEASNLFESIPEKDLTSFNIMISGYAKAGELELARSIFNAVPERDVASWNSMILACKLAGCMEEARRLFEEAPSKNIVTWNTMLSGYIQNELHTDAIRLFDEMKAQNLKPDQLTVAGVLAACAHLSSLEAGITIHIYALENHLMCSEVTTSLIDMYAKCGTINRALEVFCKSWVKDIFCWNAIISGLAINGHGLEALKLFNAVKYDKFLKPDDITLIAILSACSHSGLVQEGCSIFASMNKDFGISPKLEHYGCMVDLLGRANFLNQALELVESMPFEPGERILGALLSACVIHQDMEVGKKVATLIIERDGGLSDGEIMMMSNLYASFGEWEEAAIWREKMEEEGIVKTAGCSVIQLNGKTHRFLAGDST from the coding sequence ATGGGTTTTTCAACTCTCAATGTCACATGCTGCTCATTACACCGCGACATGATAGGCTGGAATAAAGCAATCCAGAGGCAAATGCATGAGGGAAATGTTAACTTGGCATTCTCAGTATTTATTCGTATGAGAGAAAGTGGTTTTCATCCTGATAACTTCACATTCCCCTTAATACTTAAGGCGGCAGGTCGCAGTTCCCTGTTTTACCTGGGATGTGCTCTTCATGGGCAGGCGATAAAAAGCGGCTACTACAATCATCTGTTTGTGCGGACTGCTCTCTTGAACATGTATTCAACTTTCAAGGACATTCAGCATGCGTATAAGGTGTTTGAGAAAATACCTGTAAAGGATATCATTGCCTGGAACTCGATGCTGGATTCATATGCCTCCAATGGCAAAATGGAGGAAGCATCAAACCTTTTTGAATCTATACCTGAGAAAGACCTTACTTCATTCAATATCATGATCTCAGGATATGCAAAAGCTGGAGAATTAGAGTTGGCTCGAAGTATCTTTAATGCAGTTCCTGAAAGAGATGTTGCCTCGTGGAATTCAATGATATTGGCTTGCAAGCTTGCTGGTTGTATGGAGGAAGCAAGGAGATTATTCGAGGAAGCACCAAGCAAGAACATAGTTACATGGAACACTATGCTAAGTGGATACATACAAAATGAACTTCACACCGATGCCATTAGACTCTTTGATGAAATGAAGGCTCAAAACTTAAAACCTGACCAATTAACTGTAGCTGGTGTTCTAGCAGCCTGTGCGCATTTGAGTTCTCTTGAAGCTGGAATTACAATACACATCTATGCCTTAGAGAATCATCTCATGTGTTCAGAAGTTACTACTTCGTTGATTGACATGTATGCCAAATGTGGGACCATAAATCGCGCTTTGGAGGTTTTCTGCAAATCTTGGGTAAAAGACATCTTCTGTTGGAACGCGATTATTTCAGGACTTGCTATCAACGGGCATGGCTTAGAAGCATTGAAACTCTTCAACGCGGTGAAGTATGACAAATTCTTGAAGCCTGATGACATAACCCTCATTGCTATACTTAGTGCATGTAGCCATTCAGGGTTGGTGCAAGAGGGTTGCTCCATATTTGCCTCAATGAATAAAGACTTTGGTATTTCCCCGAAACTAGAACACTATGGTTGCATGGTTGATCTCTTAGGCCGCGCTAACTTTCTTAACCAAGCATTAGAACTTGTGGAATCAATGCCATTTGAGCCAGGAGAGAGGATCTTAGGCGCATTGCTAAGTGCCTGCGTTATTCATCAAGATATGGAAGTAGGCAAGAAAGTTGCAACACTGATTATAGAAAGAGATGGAGGACTCAGTGATGGAGAGATTATGATGATGTCTAACTTGTATGCATCTTTCGGGGAGTGGGAAGAAGCAGCTATTTGGAGGGAAAAGATGGAAGAGGAAGGGATTGTTAAAACTGCTGGGTGTAGTGTCATTCAGCTCAACGGGAAAACCCACAGGTTTTTGGCCGGGGACTCGACTTAG